The segment CCTATCAACCGTTGTTGTTATAATGGTAATATTGAGAGCACTACATTACGGATTTAATGCACCTGTAAGAGAAATATTGTACATACCAACATCTAAAGATATTAAATTTAAATCAAAAGCTTGGATAGAATCATTTGGTAGAACCGGATCCAAAGTTGCAGGATCGATGGTAAATGTATTTTATAGCGGAACTGCATATTTAATTTTAACCCGAATAAATGCATTGTTAATAATTGGATTATCAACCATTTGGACAATTATTACATTATTTATTGGTAAAAAATACGATAAAATTATAAAAGAAAATAAAACAATAGGTGAAGAATAGGTTGTAATTTAAATTATATTTGTTAAAATTTTAACTCGTTAGTTTAATTGTTGAATCTTATCTCTTAACTCGGGTGGTAGCCAGTGATGGAACCTAAGAGATAATTGTTAAAACCCGCAAAGGATCAATCATGGTAGACTTAAAAGATCTGTTGAAAGCCGGAGTTCATTTTGGACACAAAACATCACGCTGGTCTCCTAAAATGAAACCATTTATTTGGGGCTCTAAAAATAAAATACACTTAATAGATATAGCAAAAACTGCTTTTTTAATGGAACGAGCCGGTAAATACTTACAAAATTGTGCCGCAGAAGGTAAATCAATATTGTTTGTTGGTACAAAAAAATCTGCTCAAAAAGCCATTGCTACAATAGCAAAAGAAATTAATTCTCCTTTCGTGATTAATAGATGGGTTGGCGGAACCTTGACAAACTTTGATCAAGTCAAAAAAGCAATAACAAGATTGTTGCACTTACAAGATATAATTAAAAAGCCTACAGATTATTATAAGAAAAAAGAATTAAGTTTAATCCAAAAAGAAGTTGAACGTTTAGAAAAAAATATTGGCGGAATTCTTGATTTAAGATTCCCACCGGCAGCACTTGTCTTGGTTGATGCTAAAAAAGAATTATCTGCGCTAAGAGAAGCTGTAAACGCAAAAATTCCGGTAATCGCATTAGTCGATACAAACACGAATCCTGATGGAATAAATTTTGTAATTCCTGCAAACGATGATTCTTCAAGATCAATAGAATTTATATTGCAATATTTGGCTGAATTTGTAAAAAATGGCCAAAAACTCCATAACGAAAAGAAAACTGCGGCAAAAGTAGATAAAAAAGATTTAATTCAAAAAGCTAAAACTGCTGCACAAGAAACGTTAACTTCAAACACACCTGAAGTAGTAGATTATTCAGCAATTGAAGCCGAGGATGAAGATCTTGGCGGCGATAAAGCAATAGCAAAAAAAATTACTCAAAAAATCCCTTCTGTTGCAAAAGATGTACCAATTAAAAAACCTGTTGCTAGAAGACCTTTGAAAAAATAAAATCGGGAGAGGTGGCTGAGTGGTCGAAAGCGCACGATTGGAAATCGTGTATATCCCGAAAGGGGTATCGAGGGTTCGAATCCCTCCCTCTCCACCAGCCTTCCGCCGTCGCATAAAGCTATGGCGGATAAGTCGCACTAG is part of the Candidatus Dependentiae bacterium genome and harbors:
- the rpsB gene encoding 30S ribosomal protein S2, which codes for MVDLKDLLKAGVHFGHKTSRWSPKMKPFIWGSKNKIHLIDIAKTAFLMERAGKYLQNCAAEGKSILFVGTKKSAQKAIATIAKEINSPFVINRWVGGTLTNFDQVKKAITRLLHLQDIIKKPTDYYKKKELSLIQKEVERLEKNIGGILDLRFPPAALVLVDAKKELSALREAVNAKIPVIALVDTNTNPDGINFVIPANDDSSRSIEFILQYLAEFVKNGQKLHNEKKTAAKVDKKDLIQKAKTAAQETLTSNTPEVVDYSAIEAEDEDLGGDKAIAKKITQKIPSVAKDVPIKKPVARRPLKK